A single window of Cryptococcus depauperatus CBS 7841 chromosome 2, complete sequence DNA harbors:
- a CDS encoding GDP-mannose transporter 2 — protein sequence MSSPYIPTLFRPETPLRPSPRGSYFNLAGAAANDAASPSGAITPNSDLAGNYSIKEEKEKLRVQREAQEKLLEVQDGLEKAKKEDAGMPVASPVLPILSYCLASIMMTVVNKFVVSGRNFSMTFLLLTIQSFVCVACVWIAKRTGFVHFRDWDYNDARAWFPVSSLLVVVIYTGSKSLQFLSIPVYTIFKNLTIILIAYGEVTWFGGHVTPLTLCSFFLMVGSSIIAAWSDISTTLVRLSMGVAIIDPTSGVDVPLPNNVASQFNIGYLWMFVNCIASAAYVLFMRKRIKATGFKDWDSMFYNNLLSIPVLFVFSLIIEEWNAASFARNFPIEGRNFLLSAIAFSGAAAAFISYSTAWCVRVCGATTYSLVGALNKLPVAASGILFFGDLVNFGNISAILVGGLSGIVYAVAKTNQSKVDRAKQGKRGDSNA from the exons ATGTCCAGTCCATATATACCGACTCTTTTCAGACCTGAAACGCCTCTAAGGCCCTCTCCTAGAGGTTCATATTTTAATCTTGCAGGTGCAGCGGCCAACGATGCGGCCTCTCCAAGCGGTGCTATCACTCCGAATTCAGACTTAGCCGGAAATTACAGCatcaaggaagaaaaggaaaagttgagagTACAGAGAGAGGCGCAGGAGAAGCTGCTCGAGGTACAAGATGGACTGgagaaggcaaagaaggaagacgCTGGGATGCCCGTCGCTTCGCCTG TACTGCCAATTCTCAGTTATTGCTTAGCTTCAATAATGATGACTGTGGTGAACAAGTTTGTTGTGTCTGGCCGTAACTTTTCCATGACTTTTCTAT TATTGACTATTCAGTCTTTTGTTTGTGTTGCTTGTGTTTGGATTGCAAAGCGAACAGGATTCGTTCATT TCCGCGATTGGGATTACAATGATGCGCGTGCTTGGTTTCCTGTGTCT TCCCTTCTTGTTGTCGTCATCTATACGGGCTCCAAGTCATTACAGTTTCTCTCTATTCCTGTCTACAC TATATTCAAAAACCTTACCATAATTCTCATTGCTTATGGCGAAGTCACCTGGTTCGGTGGTCACGTCACCCCTTTAACCCTTTGTTCGTTTTTCCTCATGGTCGGCTCATCCATCATTGCTGCTTGGTCAGACATCTCCACAACGCTTGTTAGACTCTCTATGGGAGTAGCTATCATTGATCCAACCAGCGGAGTAGATGTGCCACTACCAAATAATGTGGCAAGTCAATTCAATATCGGATATCTGTGGATGTTTGTCAACTGCATAGCTTCTGCTGCCTAC GTCTTGTTCATGCGTAAACGCATCAAGGCTACAGGATTTAAAGACTGGGATTCCATGTTTTACAATAATCTTTTGTCCATTCCTGtcctttttgtcttttctttgattaTCGAGGAATGGAACGctgcttcttttgctcgCAATTT CCCGATCGAAGGCCGAAATTTTCTCTTATCGGCTATTGCCTTTTCTGGTGCAGCAGCAgccttcatctcttattCTACCGCCTGGTGTGTTCGAGTTTGCGGCGCCACGACCTATTCTCTCGTCGGTGCACTCAACAAACTTCCCGTTGCCGCCAGTGgtatcctcttctttggtGATCTCGTCAATTTTGGTAACATCTCTGCCATATTAGTTGGCGGGCTTTCAGGGATTGTGTACGCAGTAGCTAAAACTAATCAATCCAAAGTAGACAGAGCAaagcaaggaaaaaggGGAGACAGCAATGCATAA